GCGTCCTTCGCGCCGATTCGGGCGAGTTGGGCGTTGACGAACGCGTCGCTGAATTGCCCGGCGGCGAGTTGTACGGTCGCGAGGTTGAGGCGATAAGAGACGTTCTTGTCGTCGGCCTTGACGGCGCCTTGCCAAGCGGCGAGCGCTCCCTTGATGTCGCCGTTGGCGAAGGTCAGTTCGCCGAGGCGCGTCCAAGCGTCGGAGTTCTTCGCATCGAGTTGCGCGGCCGCCTGGAGAGACGAAACCGCGTCCGCCGTTTGCTTCAACGTCAATTGCAAGGCGGCGCGGCGAACGAACAGGCGCGCGCGGCTCGCGTCCGGCAAGGCGGGTACGATCGCTTTGTTGAGCTCGCGAAGCGCGCGGTCGGGGAGGCCTTGGGCTTCGAAGATGTCGGCGATCAGGAAGCCGGCGGCCTCGTTGGCGGGCGTGCGGCGCAAGGCTTCGAACACGAGCGGCAAGGCGTCCTCGCCTTTGCCGGAGCGGAAGGTCGCCGTGGCGAGCGCGAGGCGGACGTCGTTGTCGTCGGGCGTCAACGCGAGTTGCTCGGCGAGGGTGCTGGCGAGGCCCACGAAGTCGCCCCGCCGATTCTGCTCGCCCGCGACGGCGCGCAGAATCGGCACGACGGCGTCGTTCGAGGCTTTACCGCGCGCGAGATCCAGGGCGCTTCGGTAGTTCTTAAGCGCCTCGTCGTATTGCCCGGCGCGCTGTTCCACGACGCCGAGGTTGAAGTACCCTTCGAAGCGGCTGGGGTCGAGGCGGATGAGTTGATTGAACTCGAAGCGGGCGCCGGGCAGATCGTTCAAGGCGTACAGCGTCAAGCCGAGCCCGAAGTGCGCTTCGGAAGAGTCGTAACGCAGGGCGACGAGTTGCTCGAACAGTGCGCGAGCAGAACGGTAGTCCTTGGCGGACAACGCCGCTTGCGCCCGCGTCAGCAGCGCTTGCTGCTCCGACGTCAAAGGTGCGGCGGCTTGTTGAGAAGCGGAGGCGGGCGGCGTTTGAGGCGCGGTTTGCGCGAAGGCATGTCCGAAAATGAAAGTGCCCGCGACGAGCAGCGACGTGACAAGAACGTGAGCGTGAAGTCGACGCGCAGGCGGGCCTTCTCCAAGCTGCCGCGAATCCGTGCGTGCGAGAAGTTTCTGAGACACTTGCTCCTCCTCGGGGAATATCGTGGCCCATGGTAGCACGCTTCACTTCTCTCACGAATGAAAAAAGCGACGTGGCGCGCATCGGTAGCGCGCCACGTCGCGGTCGTGAGGGGGTTATAGCAGTGCAATCAACGAGGCGTCGGGTCGATTGAGCGCCAATTGCCCGCAGGCCGCGCCCGCATCTCGACCGCGCGAGCGACGCACGCTCACCTCGACGCCACGTTCCTCCAGGCGGTCGTAGAAGGCTTGCAGCTGCTCCTCGGTGCTTTCCTCGAATCCGCTTCCGTTCCAGGGATTCATCGGAATGAGGTTCACGTGCGATACGAGGCCCGTGAGCAAGTCGGCGAGCAGATCCGCTTGCCACAAACGGTCGTTGACGCCGCGCAGCATCGCGTACTCGAACGTCACGCGCCGCCCCGTCACCGATTGGTACTCGCGCGCCGCCGCCATGATTTCGGCGATGGAGTTGGCGTGTCCGGTCGGAATGATGCGTTGGCGCGTCTCCTCGTCGGGTGCGTGCAGCGAAATGGCGAGCTTGAGACCCAAGTCGTCTTCTTTGGCGAGCTGGCGGATTTTTTTCGGCAGACCCACGGTCGAGAGGGTCACGCGGCGCTTGCTCATCCCGAGGGCGTGTTCGTGCAGCAAGATGCGCGAGGCCGTCATCACGTTGTCGTAGTTGAGCAGGGGCTCGCCCATGCCCATGAACACCAAGTTGCGAATCTCACGCGGCGACATGGCCTGGTGGCGAGCGACGGCCAGGACTTGGCCCACGATCTCGCCCGCCGTGAGGTTGCGCCCGAAGCCCATGGCGCCCGTCGCGCAAAAAGCGCACTTGGCAGGGCATCCCACCATGGTCGACACGCAAATCGTCTTGCGGTCGAGGTAAGGCATGTACACCGCCTCCATCTGCTTGAGGTCGGGCAAGGTGAACAGGTACTTCACCGAGCCGTCGGTCGACTCGACCGTCTCGAAGCTCAGAAAGGGATCGAGGGAGTACGTCTCGGCGAGCTCGGCGCGCAACTTCGCCGGAAGGTTGGTCATGTCGGAAAATTTGCTCACGCCGTGCTCGAACACCCACGACAGGAGTTGACGGCGGCGGTAGCCTTCCAGGGGATAAGCGTCAGGGTGCAAATCGAGCAACAGCATCAGACCAGTCTACAAGAAGGTGAAGGTCCGCTTCAGGTACGAGGGAACAAAGCGTGGACCGCGCGGCAGGCGTCGAGCCAATCGCGAGAAGTCGCCGTGTACCCGACGTTCGTCTCGAGCAAGCGCAGCAACACGTGGCGTGTCCAGCCACCCTCCTCCAGCGACGGGTCGAGCGTGTCCGGAAATTCCTTGGCTCCCGGCGGGCACGTCGCGTCACGCAAGACGATCACGCGGTAGTTGCGCTCTTGCGCGGCCCACGCGGTGTGGTACAGGCACGACTTCAAGCTGAATCCGACGAGCACGAGCGAGTCCACGTCCCAAGATCGAAGGTAGGCGTCCAAGGCGGTGTCTCGAAAGCCGTTTTGATGCGCCTTTTGAAATTCGGGCTCGAGTTCGGTCGGAGCCAGCTCGGGCAGGTACGACGGGCGAAGCGGTTTCCAGCCGGGCGGCCCCAAGCGCTCCTTGCCTTCTCGAAGGCCGTGCAACTCGCGGTGAACGTTGCGCGGGCCGCCCTCGCCGCCGGGCGCGTTGTGCAAGTACACGACCTTGACGCCCGCGCTTCGAGCGGCGTGAAGCGCGGGCGCGATGACGTCGAGTTTCGTCGCTTGATCGTAGCGACCGTGACCGCCGCCGTCACAGTCGACGAGCACGAGCGCCAAGCGGGCCACGTCGAGTTCCACCTTCGTGTGGGCGTGCTCGCCTCGATCGCTCCACCACCGCGCGCGTAACTTCAAGGCGCTTCACACCTTCAAGTTCACGACCGTCACGCCGTGTCCGCCTTGGTACGGCTCGGCGTCGTGAAAGCTCGCCACGCGCTTGTCGGTCTTGAGGTAATCGCGAATCAACCTTCTGAGGACGCCTTGCCCTTTGCCGTGCACGACGCGCAAAGGAGTTTCGCGCAAGGCGGAAGCCTCGGCGATGGCGTCTCGCAGTTCCTCGATGGCCTCCTCGACGTGCGAGCCGCGCAGCTGCAATTCGCGCTCGAACGTCTTCGGCGCCATGCCGTTGAAGCCCGAGGCGACCTTCACCTTTTCCTCTTGGCGCAAGCGCACGTCGCGGCGACGCACGTTGATCTTCATCACGCCAAGTTGCACGACGAGCTCGTCGCCGCGCACTTCGAGGACTTGACCGCTGCTTCCGTACGCGGGCACGTCGACGGTGGAGCCGGGTCGAATCGGATCGCCTTTTGGCTCGGGCGCGGGCGGGCGAGCTTCGGCTTGCGCGGAGCGGCGCAGTTGGCGCAGTTCCTCCATGACGCGGGGCCGAGCGCTGTCCTCCTTGGCGCGGGCGCGCAAGGTGCGAACTTGATCGAGCGCCTCGGCGTACACGACTTCGGCGCGCTTTTGCGCTTCGGCCAGAATCTCGTCTTGTCGAGCTTGAAGGTCGGCGCGCTCGTCCTTGACCTTGGCGAGTTCCGCCTCCGCTTTGCGGCGCGCGTTCGTGGCCGTGTCGAGTTCGCGGCGAAGTTCGCCGCGCTCGCGTTCGAGCTCCTCGAGAAGGCGTTCGAGTTGACCGCCCTCGGGGCCAAGGACTTCGTCGGCGCGGACGGTGATGGATTCGGGAAGGCCCATGCGGCGAGCGATGGCGAGCGCGAACGAGCGTCCCGGTTGACCGACTTGCAGTTGGTACGTGGGCGCGAGGCGTTCGAGATCGAATCCCATGGAGGCGTTTCTCAAGCCGGACGTTTCGAGGGCGAACAGCTTGAGCGGCGCGAGGTGCGACGTGACGATGCCGCGCGCGTCCTGCGCGAGAAGCTGTTCGAGCATCGCCCGTGCGAGCGCGGCGCCCTCGGCGGGGTCGGTGCCCGAGCCGAGTTCGTCGATGAGGACGAGCGTGTCGCGGTCGGCTTGCTCCAAGACGTGCCGCAGGTTCTTGAGGTGAGCGGCGAAGGTCGACAAGCTCGCCTCGATGCTTTGCTCGTCACCGATATCGACGAGCAGATCGCGCACGACCGGCAGTTTGGCGCGCGCCGCCGAGACGTACATTCCGCATTGATGCATCACGGTCGCCAAGCCGAGCGTTTTGAGCGTCGCCGTCTTGCCGCCCATGTTCGGCCCGGTGATGAGCAGCATCTGCGTCTCGCCGAGCTGAAGGTCGTTCGGGACGGCGTTCTCGATGAGCGGGTGCCGAGCCTCGCGCAAATCGAAGCAGCCGCTTTCCGCGCGCTCGGGCTTGTTGAGACGCCAGTCGCGCGCGAGCCTCGCCTTGGCGGCGATCAAGTCGAGCGCGGCGAGCGTCGAGAGCGTCACGAGAATGCTGGCGTCGCTGGCGATCATGCCGCTGAGTTCGAGGAGGATGCGGCGGACTTCCGCTTCCTCCTCGAGTTGCAATCGCGCGAGTTCGTTGTTGAGAGGCGTGATGGCGGCCGGTTCCACGAAGTACGTCTGCCCCGTCGCGGATTGATCCACGATGATCCCCGCGACGGAGTTGACGGAGGACGCCTTGATCGGAATGACGTAGCGGTCCCGCCGAATGGTGACGAGGTTTTCTTGCAAGACGTCGGCGAAGCGCTCCAGAAGGCCCGAGAGTTTCTCTCGAATCTCGCCGCGCAGTGGATTGAGGCGCCGCCGGATTTGGCGCAGTTTCGGCGAGGCGTCGTCGCGGACGGCACCGTCGCGGTCGAGGCTTTCGAGGGTTCGGCGCACGATGGCGGAGTGCTCGCCGATGTCGATGGCCACGTCTCGCAGGGGACCGCGCGAATTGCCGAAGATCGACCTCCGCAGCGTCATGGCGGCGTCGAGGGTGTAAGCGACTTCCAGGAGCTCGGAGCCCGCGAGCACCTTGCCGTCGAAGGCGCGCTCGTACAAGTGCCGAACGTCGGTGATGCCGCCGAGGTTGAGGTTCGCGCCGAACAAGGCGTCCTCGACTTCGGCGAGTTCTCGCTCGATGCGAGCCGCGTCGGCAGTCGGGTGGATTATCTTCGCTCGCTCGCGCCCCATGGTCGTGGCCGCCCGCTCGGCGAGCGCGGCTCTCACGCGTTGGAAATCCAGGGTGTCGAGGGCGTGGGAATGAAAAGTCACACGTCATTTTATCGCGGGCCTCGGAAAACACCGTGCTTCGATTGGCTTAGCGTTCCCTGTCATTTCACGCGCCGCTCGGCACTCTCTATAGTGCGGCCGTGAAGTACATCGAGACGCCCGACGGAAGCTTGACCGCGTTCAGCGAACGCTTCGGGCAAGCGTACAGTTCCGTGCACGGAGCGAGAAGTCAGGCGACGACGGTGTTCGTGGAGGGCACGGGGACGCGCCTTCACCCCGATCCGCGCGTGCTGGAAGTGGGATTCGGGCTGGGTCACAACTTCCGCGCGACCCTCGCGAGCCGCGCGGCGCACGC
This genomic window from Deinococcus yavapaiensis KR-236 contains:
- the rlmN gene encoding 23S rRNA (adenine(2503)-C(2))-methyltransferase RlmN, whose protein sequence is MMLLLDLHPDAYPLEGYRRRQLLSWVFEHGVSKFSDMTNLPAKLRAELAETYSLDPFLSFETVESTDGSVKYLFTLPDLKQMEAVYMPYLDRKTICVSTMVGCPAKCAFCATGAMGFGRNLTAGEIVGQVLAVARHQAMSPREIRNLVFMGMGEPLLNYDNVMTASRILLHEHALGMSKRRVTLSTVGLPKKIRQLAKEDDLGLKLAISLHAPDEETRQRIIPTGHANSIAEIMAAAREYQSVTGRRVTFEYAMLRGVNDRLWQADLLADLLTGLVSHVNLIPMNPWNGSGFEESTEEQLQAFYDRLEERGVEVSVRRSRGRDAGAACGQLALNRPDASLIALL
- a CDS encoding tetratricopeptide repeat protein; translated protein: MSQKLLARTDSRQLGEGPPARRLHAHVLVTSLLVAGTFIFGHAFAQTAPQTPPASASQQAAAPLTSEQQALLTRAQAALSAKDYRSARALFEQLVALRYDSSEAHFGLGLTLYALNDLPGARFEFNQLIRLDPSRFEGYFNLGVVEQRAGQYDEALKNYRSALDLARGKASNDAVVPILRAVAGEQNRRGDFVGLASTLAEQLALTPDDNDVRLALATATFRSGKGEDALPLVFEALRRTPANEAAGFLIADIFEAQGLPDRALRELNKAIVPALPDASRARLFVRRAALQLTLKQTADAVSSLQAAAQLDAKNSDAWTRLGELTFANGDIKGALAAWQGAVKADDKNVSYRLNLATVQLAAGQFSDAFVNAQLARIGAKDAALVARANFVSGVAAYRLGRFASARDDLMSAVQTKVDAESMLWLGLSEFALKNFNDAVAAFQISVNTAPNLVNRSNLGAAQLAAGQYPQAEATLRGVVTDDPKNAEAWYNLGWAIRAQGRTTDARAAFQASADLGYQKARGELR
- a CDS encoding isochorismatase family cysteine hydrolase, which encodes MKLRARWWSDRGEHAHTKVELDVARLALVLVDCDGGGHGRYDQATKLDVIAPALHAARSAGVKVVYLHNAPGGEGGPRNVHRELHGLREGKERLGPPGWKPLRPSYLPELAPTELEPEFQKAHQNGFRDTALDAYLRSWDVDSLVLVGFSLKSCLYHTAWAAQERNYRVIVLRDATCPPGAKEFPDTLDPSLEEGGWTRHVLLRLLETNVGYTATSRDWLDACRAVHALFPRT
- a CDS encoding endonuclease MutS2, with the translated sequence MTFHSHALDTLDFQRVRAALAERAATTMGRERAKIIHPTADAARIERELAEVEDALFGANLNLGGITDVRHLYERAFDGKVLAGSELLEVAYTLDAAMTLRRSIFGNSRGPLRDVAIDIGEHSAIVRRTLESLDRDGAVRDDASPKLRQIRRRLNPLRGEIREKLSGLLERFADVLQENLVTIRRDRYVIPIKASSVNSVAGIIVDQSATGQTYFVEPAAITPLNNELARLQLEEEAEVRRILLELSGMIASDASILVTLSTLAALDLIAAKARLARDWRLNKPERAESGCFDLREARHPLIENAVPNDLQLGETQMLLITGPNMGGKTATLKTLGLATVMHQCGMYVSAARAKLPVVRDLLVDIGDEQSIEASLSTFAAHLKNLRHVLEQADRDTLVLIDELGSGTDPAEGAALARAMLEQLLAQDARGIVTSHLAPLKLFALETSGLRNASMGFDLERLAPTYQLQVGQPGRSFALAIARRMGLPESITVRADEVLGPEGGQLERLLEELERERGELRRELDTATNARRKAEAELAKVKDERADLQARQDEILAEAQKRAEVVYAEALDQVRTLRARAKEDSARPRVMEELRQLRRSAQAEARPPAPEPKGDPIRPGSTVDVPAYGSSGQVLEVRGDELVVQLGVMKINVRRRDVRLRQEEKVKVASGFNGMAPKTFERELQLRGSHVEEAIEELRDAIAEASALRETPLRVVHGKGQGVLRRLIRDYLKTDKRVASFHDAEPYQGGHGVTVVNLKV